Proteins from a genomic interval of Leptospira bandrabouensis:
- a CDS encoding SH3 domain-containing protein yields MKNKIVLLMIAGASFTACSKNAEVTWHKNCDAKTNKASLDFTVPLYSEADSNSKVVEFVPAGTVVKVFDARNHNVWAPKYFVKVQTAKNEGYMSPRCFVVSQDPEVSVWRYSKGLVKEYNPFYSPTDKEHYPRGYEYGSLKDLPKDKIPLSDLTKGLEEVPYTNKNMLKQN; encoded by the coding sequence TTGAAAAACAAAATTGTATTACTCATGATTGCGGGAGCAAGTTTCACAGCTTGTTCCAAAAATGCGGAAGTCACTTGGCATAAAAATTGTGATGCCAAAACAAACAAAGCAAGTTTGGATTTTACAGTTCCTTTATACTCGGAAGCTGATTCTAACTCGAAAGTGGTGGAATTTGTTCCTGCAGGAACAGTAGTGAAAGTATTTGATGCTCGTAACCATAACGTTTGGGCACCAAAGTATTTTGTAAAAGTGCAAACGGCAAAAAACGAAGGTTATATGAGTCCTCGTTGTTTTGTAGTAAGCCAAGATCCAGAAGTCAGTGTTTGGAGATATTCCAAAGGCCTAGTAAAAGAGTACAACCCATTTTACAGCCCAACAGACAAAGAACACTATCCTCGTGGATATGAGTATGGTAGCTTAAAAGATCTTCCGAAAGACAAGATCCCTCTTTCTGACCTGACAAAAGGTTTGGAAGAAGTTCCTTACACAAACAAAAACATGTTAAAACAAAACTAA
- a CDS encoding DoxX family protein, with the protein MNEINQSPTYLWVGRILSGLVIAFLLFDAGGKLAKIEPVLKSMEELGLPTSSAATIGILLLVITVMYAIPQTATLGALLLTGYLGGAVAIHLRVGNPLWTHTLFPVYVGIFLWVGLILRNPKVKELFWF; encoded by the coding sequence ATGAACGAAATAAACCAATCCCCAACCTACCTATGGGTGGGACGGATTCTCAGCGGACTTGTGATTGCTTTTTTACTTTTTGATGCAGGTGGAAAATTAGCAAAAATTGAACCAGTCCTAAAAAGTATGGAGGAACTTGGTCTTCCCACTTCGAGCGCAGCGACCATAGGAATCCTTCTTCTTGTCATCACAGTGATGTATGCCATTCCACAAACGGCAACGCTCGGAGCACTCCTACTCACCGGATATTTAGGCGGTGCAGTTGCTATCCACTTACGTGTAGGTAATCCCCTTTGGACTCACACTTTATTTCCTGTTTATGTGGGAATTTTTCTTTGGGTGGGACTAATCTTACGAAATCCAAAAGTAAAAGAACTCTTTTGGTTTTGA